The Chanos chanos chromosome 3, fChaCha1.1, whole genome shotgun sequence genome segment TGTTAATTTCGTgaacaaaaactgacaaaaaatgttCGTCAATGAACTTTTTTCCATgacgataactaaataaaaatgcacctttgaaaataaaaactgtgactaaatatattaccattttcgttGACAAATACTAACGAAACAGTAATGTCAGAGACTCCTCTAGAAATcgaacattaaacattttaactaacgtTAACTTGGCAAGCAGCATTGCCAGATGTATGATTATTATCGAATTTGTGTACAATGTACGATCAGTAATGCCCAACGTCCCATAATGtacgataatttgatcattttgtgacacttagcgctagtagttgtaatcagtctaGGGCTAggctcattttaattcatttcccgaCATGACCAGGATAGTAAAATATGGACGTTACGTCTGTGTTTACGCAtctcttctcacactctttccaaccagtcattcttgttgtgatgatgaactCATGAGCACGGCTGTCGTTAacttaaccattaatcaaatccTCTTTACAGGTCTGAAATTTGGGGTgttttatactgactgcagtaacTTACGGGCCAGTACTATATTTACCCAATGCAATGCAGTTATCGTTATAATATTATGAGTTAAATGAACTCGTCAAATGAGCGCCCACTCATATGAGGAGAGTTTGCACTAGATCCAGCTTACTGCTGCATCcatgtgaaaacagcaaaaaaaaaaaaatgagcgcTGAACAGGAAGGTGAAGACAGGCAAGAGgcaaagtttgtctttaaacaatgtggcttgTCAGCGGTGTCAAAAAATTTTTGTCTCAgtgaatacatgttttctgaaatgacacatttacatgtatttgttctcttggttatgactcgcgtacgataatttccctcaaaatatGATAATTTTAAGTCTCTGGTatgatactttaacatttcccatctggcaacgctgTTGGCAGCTcatatcatggctactctcggaagaagaaaaagaacggatttgtGGCACGttttagctataatacaactgaaaataaaacgcatTGCAAACAGTGTGGGTGCAAAATCGGTGGGAAACATACCTCAAAGCTCAAGAAGCATTTGAAGATGCACCAGCAAGAAATGTGACTTAGACTTAGAAATCAACTGaaaggcttgactttgttagGTAGAAACAGACAgctatgttttcttgttcatttgACTTAGTAACATCAATTGTGCATACCGATAGCAAGTCTAAGAATATCtatgtgcttgatgaaatcactgttttgatttaattttaaaaaaaagaagcaaattaacaaaaatgtgacaaatgcatttgactaaaatttgaTTAAAACTTGCCTAGTCTTCATTTACTAGAACTAGACTAAAACttataatgatcaaatgactaaaatgtgaCACAaacgaatatgtattttagtcaaaagactaagactaaatcaaaatcacctgccaaaattaactCTGCTTTTCATCTTAATCGGAGTGGATGGTGTGTAGGATTTGTGGATCCTAGAGTGGTGAAGAAGCTTCGTGCAActgaaatgcaaaacaaacagtgtcagGTTAGAGTAATGAAGTAACTGGATTGTAACCGGTTTCAGTCAGTAcgtgaggaggagaaggaggtgtaCAGACAGCTCCTTGCCATGGTGTCTGGTGGCCAGTCTTCGCTCTTCCATGACGGGAGCTCTCATTCCAGCCTGCGTTCGCATCGAGATTTGTAAGTTCCCTCCTCCCAGTACTCGCATACACAGCAGGATAATTTCACGATTCTCAAAGAATGAACCACTTTTCTTCTCCCGCCCCCAGCACCAGCTTCCTGACGTCCAGTCGCAGGCTGCTGCAGTGTCCCACCCCCACAGGCTCAGCTCTGGGCGAGTCCTCCTTCGGCTTATCCAGCTCATCCCTCAGTCCGCATCCAGCTTCCAGCCAGGCCTCCAGCACCCTGCCCAGCCCCAGGGCAGGCTCCGGCGGGCTGGAGCAGCAGCCGCAGCCGCCCTGGGCCCCAGACTCCGAGAACAGCTCCAAGGGACCAACAGCCATACATTCAGACCTGTCTCCAGCTGCTTTACAGGACACATCATCTCAGGACACACAATCATCAGGTTAGGACCAAATTAACGGCTTCGTTATTACACATGTAATATTAAAAaacaggtggaaaaaaaagctttttgaatCATGTTTCATCATGTGCATGTGATATGCATTCTTCTACAATCCAGTCTAGTTAAACATAGTTTTAATGTGGTTGTGTTATTTTGCAGTTCTTTGATTGTATATTGCTGTAATTTTAATATAATCATATTTGTTAAGGCTCTGTGTTCATTCTTACTTTCTGTCCTGCAGCTCATGATGGGGATTCAGTTATTTTTGTGAAGGAACAGCAGGGCAAGAGGCCAGACAGCTCCAGGTAGAAGAGAAAGATCCTGCTTTACCTCTGTAACTCTTTCGTCTGTCTGTCCACATGTTCCACTAAATcccttttaactgtttttttttttcttttttatagtATACCATGTTTCCAGGCAGAACTTTGGATCAAGGAACTGTGAGTGATTTTCCAGCTCTTTTACTCTACATATCAatactggtttttgtttttgtttttttcctccctgtcttTGTGAATCATGTTTATGTGGAAGTGAATGGTTCTTGGCTGTTGTGTGGTTGTGCGGCTCATGCGTTGACATGACTCGTCTGTTAGGACAAGTCTGTATGACTCGCGGGCGCGGGAGCGGCGGAGGCTGATAGAGGAGCAAGAGGCTTTGGCATCACGACTGTTGCAGCAGGTAAGTCAGcagatcactgtgtgtgtgccctccCCATGCTGTGAGCATGTGCCTTATGAAAGCCACTCACTCagaccacctcctcctcctcctcccctgtGTCCCAGCGGCTCTCTGGGGAAGGCCATGTCGGCCCACCTACCGTGGAGCTACAGGTACGGGTGCCCCTGGAGAAGGAGGTCCCTGTAGCTCCTGTTATTGAGGAGCCAAAGCCTGTTGTGGAGGAGCCAGAGTTCCCAGAGCTAACAGAGGTacaccaaacaaacatccagcttttttttacagattttccTGGAAAAGCCCTAATGTGTTGAAGCTCTGCCTTAATATGTTTTGATAGAAAACTTTAAAATGCTGTTTCAGTGCAACCTTTAGTCTTCTGTAAGGAACATCATATATAAAATGCTCCACCCCCCAGCTGTATGAGCAAACTGGGTGTGGTCATAAGCATATGAATTTTAATGAGGGCAGTCTGATTTACAGCTGCCATCTGAAGTCTGCTCAAACGTTAAGTTGCCCTGTTGTTAGGCTGTGTCATGATCACAAATAGAATCAAAAACAGCACAAGAACCAAGGAGCAAAGTGTCTCCAAAACAATAGTTATAACCGACTTATCTGTGTTTCATGACTGTTCAGAGTGCAGAAACACTCAGAGGGCTTGACTGAGCTCAGTTATACACTATCATCCCCAGTAATACCAGGGAGCATTAACAATGCAGATCATCACAGGGACTTTATGGATGCTCTGTCTtgacatagttttttttttcttctatatCTTTTAAAGAAATTCTGTGATTGTgtcaaatttgtgtgtgtgtgtgtgtgtgtgtgtgtgtgtgtgtgtgtaggacatGGAGGGGGAGGTAAGCAGGGCGTTGAGAGGAGGGAGTCAGGATGAGGTGTTGAGTGAAGGTTTCCGACTCACCATCACACGCAAAGACCTGCAGACCCTCAGTCACCTCAACTGGCTTAACGACGAGGTCAGAGAACCACTCTGCTGCTTTCTACAgtgcagtttttttcttctttctttctttttttttttttttttttagattagatAACAGATACTTTGACGCAGAATGTGTTTGTTCAGGTAAAGGTTTATTTATGCTGCTGTCTGTTAATCTCTAGGCTAGCCCACTGCTTTCTGAATAACTCAacatcctctttcttttttctttaagtctACATTTGTAAACATGAGACTGACTTCACTGTCATGCAAAtaggttttctgtgtgtatgcttgtcACAGCACAGGTTTTCACTCCTTAAGACACCTGGACCATTACTTTGCCTAGCTCTGATAGTGACATGTTCAGGGCCAAATTTTTGGTTTTCTAGAATCTTTTCACtcaaaattttatttgtatgttaattttaattttagatGTCTTCCATATTGACTTGATCACAGTCAGTATATTTTCTTTAGCTTACAAAGTACTTCTCTAGGTTTTggtttaaaattattattaaaatttggtttaaatcagtttaataATGGATGTCCTGAAGTGATGTTTTCACAGCTGTTGACTGGTAGCTATGTGCAGGTGACTCAgtctctgacctctcctttcACTTCCAGGTCATTAACTTTTACATGAACATGCTGGTGGAGCGAAGCAAACAGCCTGGCCTGCCCTCCGTCTACACCTTCAACACCTTCTTTTTCCCCAAACTGCGTAGCGCCGGCTACTCTGCCGTCCGGCGCTGGACGAAGAAAGTGGATATTTTCTCTGTGGATATCATTCTGGTGCCTGTCCACTTGGGGGTGCACTGGTGCCTCTCTGTAAGTGCAGACCTGGACAATAGCcacaataaacacagtcaagcctttttttttggaatccagggcaatcaaaaataaaatgaaaccgAAAGCAGCTCTGTTATTCTTAAGCCATCACTTGACCACTTTCCTCAGTTAGATTGCTCAGTTTACCACTTCCTTTGTTCTCGTAGGTGGTGGACTTTCGTAAGAAGAGTATTACATATTTTGATTCCATGGGTGGAAACAACGATGAAGCCTGTAGGATACTGTTGTAAGTAAGCACGCAGAAGTGTACAGTGTACTGAGGAAGGCAGTTATGTGTACAGACCTCTAGATATATCCTTCAATATCTTTATGAGTGATGGCTCCTTTCCACAGAAATTACCTCAAGCAGGAGAGTGAGGACAAGAGGGGAAAACCAATGGATACCTCACACTGGACACTTCAAAGCAAAAAACGCCACGTGAGTGAGATGCACTGGGTTCTCTCCTGTCAGACTGGCGTTTGTGTAGTTAATACCATGTGaatttattgtgatttttttcacttctcttGTAGGAGATCCCTCAGCAAATGAATGGAAGCGACTGTGGAATGTTCACATGCAAATATGCCGAATACATCACCAAAGACCGGCCAATCACATTCACCCAGGTGAGGACCACACATTAAGGTTATgaaatcttcttttttctttctttcttttaattaaatacatatgtGGCCCTTcaattcaccttttttttttttttttcaaaatctccTTCAATCTACAGAAACAAATGCCCTATTTCAGAAGGCGAATGGTTTGGGAGATCTTGAACCAGAAACTGTTGTGAGCTGgggcatttttatttgtttgtttgttttttattggacTTATTTTGTGATGACATTGTGGAGCGCGGTGGGCACTCCAGTGCTCTGGTCAGCTGCAGGATTCAGTTTGGACCAGGGccaaaaacagaggacaaaactTCCTCAACTGGTGCTCTCCCATTGGCCACCCCTCGGCTTACCGTTTCTGTAACGTACCAGTGAAGTGGAAGATGGGCCTCACACTTGAACTCTGAACTCTTACTGACAAGCTGGACGACTTGGGATGGCCCAATAAGATGCCTCGAATCGGGTCACGTGACGTAAAGTGATTCCTCCACCTTTTCCCTGCGCTAGATGCTTTTATCTGCTCAGCTTTTGAGTTTGAATGTAATCTGGCTGAAAGGTTCaaactgaatcttttttttttttctcttttgacgTTAGTTCACTTTTGTTCCATTCTGCTAATTGTCAGCATTCTGTTGTTCAAAAGCAAGCTGCTCTGTCATTGAAGTCAGCAGGTCCCATTTACAAATCATATTTGAAGTCATAATTGTTTACAGGAGCTTGTTGGAatggagaaatgttttttttgctttttgtgaaGAATGCAGAATTTCtggtttaactttttttttctcccagctTAAGGAAAGGCAATTGTTTGTGACATGACTGAAACAGCTGGGTTCACACTAACCCCACAGCAGTAAACATGTCAGTCTGACAATCAGTCTCTGAAAAATAATATTGTACAAGCTGTTATTTTTTGATCTATTGATACCTGTTAGTTTTCTACACAGACTGTTAAAAGCTGTGAAGACGCTGTATAGAGTGCTCATGTTTCCTCTGAATAAACGTGCTAAAAAACTGACCTGCACTCTGAACACAGGAGGTGCTGTCTGCTTTTGTCTCATGGGAGCTTAATTATTCCTCTCAACACAGCAAATTGAggcaaacgagagagagaaagagagagacaaaagctgTTTTACTGGTATCCAGTCTGCAGATGTTTGCTTTGGCAAGTTTGTACCTCAATTTAGTGGTAACTTGGAGTTTGAAAGCTTAGATGAACACAAAAAACAGGTCTGACCTATTTGAAAGTACATGGCAGTCTCATTACTttgaacaaacacagcagattCTCTCACAGCAACTGTAATGAATTCCAAGATTCTGACTTCACAATGTGATCTGAGGTCAAATAATAATAGCTTTCATCGTAGAGGTGAAATGCCGGCAGAGTTTCAGTTTTGTGTCTACCTTCTTCTTACAGCCCATCTGTAAAGACCATACCAGTCAATTCTGGATTCTTATCCCTTTTTTGTCGTGGAGTTTGCTACCGATTAACCAAGCTCTGGTTATTGGGACttattttgaatttatgaaGACAGTCACAATAAACAACCTTTATGCTGCAGCTCCCTTCATCTCCAGATGGAGTGGGTTTTATCCGTTGAACATTTGAATACGTCTCCCATATGAAACCGGTTACGTCGGACACTTATTCACTCTGGATTCCTACCCTGGACTACCCACTTCCATCAGTTTGTATAATTAAGATATATTTTGCAATTTATATTGTTtttagagttgttgttttttccccctggatATTTACATGTCTTGTATATAGGTATGACTACAACTGAAGACatatttaatacatattttgtaccttttattactttttttttcttaatgtagATCAAATCTTGCTTGAAATAAATTGGCACAAAATTGTGTGTACTGGGTTGGTAAATTTCATTTCTGATACTGGCATTTTTGCTTAAACCAAAATTTCATATGAATAACCCCTGAAActgccattattattattattattattattatgaaatgAACACAATTTGGATTGGAAAAGAGaagtattaaaaacaaacattttaataaaaaacaaaatggtaaaaaaaaaaaagacaagaaggTGCAGAACAGGTTGCAGTCCCCACAATATGGAAAAAGAACTGCAGGATGGCACcaaatcataaaaaaatgttttgttttttagatgaccaaaaaaaaaaaaaatagaagaagtTGGCCTTTACTTACCATATGGGTTTGTATTTTATAATTGTAAAGTATTATCTCTGAGTAAAATGGACTGAATACCTGTAAAACTGAAGTGCATCTTGCTGACGCACGTTTGAGCTactggaaatgaaaactgaattcaTTATACagctttttcttcatctctcaaaatgaatcaaattttcatttaaaaaaagcacataaCATGACATTCTGGGACAATAATGTTCTCTGCTGGATACCCCTTCGTTTTTTACTCATAGAGAGCCTGTATTCTTTTAACATTACTTCTGTTATAAAGGAACAATCATCCACATTCACCCTTATGAACAGCCTCACATTGTAATGATGGCATGACTCTAAATGGCAACAGATGAGGGCATATGGCTGACTGTTAGTGTTGGTAGGGAAACTAAATGAATATTGAACAGTGTGAAGTACTGAGGTACTGAAGAATGGCATTGGAAATGATTGGACTATGGTGAGGGGCCAGCTGCCCCTTCCCACATATTACTTTGGGCTGATCCTGGTTCTGCTGATGGATTTAGCACGGATCTGTCACCTTACAGCCCACCTAATGCCCTGAGGCTGTTTCTCCAGTTACTGAGATTGAACAGATCTAGATTTAGTGAATGAACTGTGCTGCCTTCAGTTTATGACCAACTTTACTCAGAGAATAAtttagttcagttttgttttaacctGTTCAGCTTCAATTTTACATGGTGTCCTGCTAACGAAAGCATTTCACAGTTTGCATTTTGTCATAGATGGTTGCATTAAAAGCACTGTCATGTATTTCTTTAGGCATGTAAGACTCTCCAGAAAAGTTCATGACAAAATCCAGACAATCTTtcgaaatgaaaaaaaaggaaagaaattaaAAGGAGAAAGAACACAGAGTACAGCAATCTGAGTACGAATTTATAAAATTAATTGGTGTTATTACAGGAATGTTTtcttagagttttttttttaattaaaaatttaatCTGATTCACTAAACAGGGCCGTGGGTCTCGCAgcatttcacagacagaaagtCAAAACTGAATAAAGTCACTTCCACTTCCACTTCCACTACTTTAAGTTGGAAggggtcctttttttttttaaacagatgttaGACTGTGTAATAACACGAAGTGACTCTTAAAATAAAGAATTTCAGCATCAACAGTGAGTATAAACTGCTTAAAATCACTGCTTTTACCAGGACACTCAAAACCTCATGGCTTTGTGGGTATTGTTTATATAGTCACCTTCTTCACCACTGCGAAGAACCAAAATGTGTCAGCCAGCAtcataaaaacaatatttttttttgttccctgtGGCATAAAAGGGAAAAGTATCTGAGAGAATAATATTTTTACACGTTATCTCATTTTATattctctgactttttttcttttttctttttttttgcttagttGCTGTGTTTCAAATTTAGGGTTTGAATTGGCTTGAGTAGTGCACGTTATCTACAAACCTAGGAAACCAAATCAGAAAACTTCAATGTAAGGAAAGTTAAGAGCAGCATtaagcagtttgtttttctgttttcttttttctaaaaaaaaaaaaaaaaggagatactATTCGATAAACAAAAAATCTGCGACACCACCATAGAAATAGATAAAAtcactcatgtttttttttaatctgtacaAAAACCCTCTTCAACAAATAGTTAAAGagtcagacaaaacaaaatgtaaaacaattttaccaaaacaaacaaatgaaacaaaatctaAGATTCTAAAAATGACACATGGTGTtgtaagccttttttttcctctttgtttcatTCCGGTTATCCAGAAACTTTTAGAAAACAATTTGTTTCGTTACGTGCAGAAAAATAACGCCTTTCGTGTGTGGACAtctgtgtatgtttcttttttttcttcctcttcactcCAAGTGTTTCTTCTGTTATCAAAACAGAGTTAGCTTTCAGTCATAGCAGTAATCCATGCCTCATTGGCCTGCTCTTTTGGAGAATCTTCAGCCAATACAAACATGtcttttccttaaaaaaaaaaacaaaaaaaaacgtctttaGTCCTCCACATAATGTCTCTATTCACTTTAAGTCCAGAGAGTGGGAATGAGGAGGCCAGGCCGAGGATGTGCTCAAACCCATGGGAACAGTCTTGTCCGAAAACCTCCTTCAGCAGTTCCTGTGAATAAAAAGACAGCTGAGTTCAGTTCATCTAAACATGGCATAAAAAAGGAATGCCAGCATCACTGGTGATTTTATAAGTATTATGAACAGCAAGTTAATCCAGTCACACTGGTTTGTAATAAAATAACCATACGGGTCTCAGCCTAACACTGGCTCTAAGGTTTTGCTGCCATTCAGGAGCCTGTCAGAGTCAGTCTCACAGCAGAGAATGCTGCTTCAACATCAGGTACCTTATGATATTGGAATAAAAATTGATGCAGGAAATTAAATTAGATTATTGTTCAAAAAATTATCATTGTAGTCAGTGTAACATATGGCAGGGGAGACTCAGTATagattctgtttatttgtttggagTTACCTTGTCATATTTATGTAAAGGcatttactttaaaatattcatttctctACACAGTGGAGAGGGAATTGTACTTGTGGTCTTACAAATTTTTTGCTTCTATGTTGCACAGTGAAGCATagtcaaataaaatgcattcacAGTTCCTTCTTTCTCAGTGAAAATTCCCTTTCACATCATTTAACCTAAGGTTTTTGCATATTATTTAGCACTTTTCTGCTCTCACGGCTCCTCGAAGTTCCTGGAAAATGTCAGATGTATGCAAAGCAGACAAACTCACCTCTTCTTCACTTGCTGTGCTGGTAGGAGTAGGTGGTGTGTTCTGTGGGCGTTTCTATGGCAACCTGCTGTTGCTGGACACTGTTCTCCTGCAGTTACAGGCACTGTGAGTTATCTAGTATGACTGAAACTTTGCAATATTTTGAAGAGGGCCGACAATGATTGCTCTTTACCTCTACTGGAACACCAGAAGGAGGCACTTGGGTGTACTGGGGTATGTACGTCCCTTGCATAGCTGTGTTAGTTGGCATAAACTGAGTTAGGGGATAGAGAGAAATATAGTGTCATTAACCAAGTCTGAACACAATGATCTAGTCAAAATGACAGCCTCTTGAACAGATATGGAAAGCCAAAAACAAGATCTCATGATGTCACACATATCAATATATGATAGTCTGAGCTTACACCTACACTACCCTGCCTCAaacctgtatgtctgtacagtttgtgtgtgtgtgtgtgtgtgtgtgtgtgtgtgtgtgtgtgtgtgtgtgtgtgtgtgtgtgtgtgtgtgtgtgacattgtgatagtgtgtgtgtttgtgtgtgtgaaagtgtatttctgtgtgtgtacatgtgtgtatgaagcTATACAATAGGGAGCCTGACCGTGCCAGTGTTGCCCAGTGAGAGGTGGCtgagctgttgtgtgagtggagcCATCATTGGGGTGGGCTGGATGGACATGGCATGCTCCATGGTGGGTGTGAGCACTGCcccctgtaaaacacacacaacagcctgtAGAGTGAGCaagacagagggggaggagcTTGTCTGTGTGGAAGACAGAGGGCATGCTTACTCACAGTGGGCTGCATGAGGTAAGACTGGTGATGAACCCAGGAGGGACTGTGAACCTGCAGAAATCAGTACATGCATTAAGTCTGGACTGCACTATGCAGGCTGCTATTCCAGCCCACACTAGCACTGTCTGCTTCTGCTCCACACCGTACCGCCACAGAGGAAAAGCCAAAGCTAATGCAATTAGAGCTGCAGATTTCTGCACGTCTAGTTTGCTTGCCAAACAAATAACTCAACTGCATCTGACAGGACACAAACCTGGTAGGTGGACATGGGGGAATGCATGTATGGAGAGAGGGATGTCTGAGCTATCATTCTGTTGGGAGCGATGGTGTAGGGAGAGGGGTAGaacctgcacagagagacagagacatttgtCTTTCTCAAAAACATGAGCTTTGTCCTGCTCACGATTAAAAAATactacatttaaaaaactgTCCTGCACAAAACATACTAACTTTAATATAATCCTTATTTGTCTCAGACTGAGAATGAACTTACCCATTTTGTAAAGACGGCGTGGGATCATATGTTAGTGTCATTCCTCCCTGAAACCAGAgggagtcacagagagagagagagagagagagagagagagggagggggagtgaAAGATGTGAataacacaaagcaaacaaaatgaacGTTTAgatctgaagaagaaaaaaagaaaataattctcACAGTTTCTCCTTCTCTCGTCCAGGGCCGTCCATTTTGTACGTATTTACCTTGACCTTGGcgttttttctgtcctccatcagCAAATTTACAAAGCAAAGGCTCCGCAGGCCCTGTGAAGCACACAGGaagcaaaccaacaaacaaataaacaaacaaatatcctTGAAGTCCAGTACTACCACTCAGGCTACTGCAGAAAatcaaagagatgagagagagagagagagaggaagagagagagagagcaagagacagagagagagagcgagagagagagagagagagatgtacctGCAACTCCAGGAGGTGTCTTTATATATTTGCCGTTAAAATGCTGAATGATGGCCTCACATTTCTCTGTTGACTCCATCCTgttgaaaaaaacccccaaacgaACATATTTAAATGTAGCTACAGCAATTTCCAGTGCAGCACTCACACCCCATACAGCGGTTCCAGGACACTGGAGCCTTTTTTGCTTTGTTAGTGTAAACAGTGAGATCCTCTGTTGAGACACAGAAGGTCATTCTAGCTCACTGGACGAATTCAAAGTAGCAGAGTAGGAGGTAGGAAGGGAAGGAGTGAGGGAAGAGAGGAAGGGGTGTGGTCTATGAGGCGTACCTAGCAAAGCCCACTCCTCGGCTGGTGCCATTAGCGTCGCGTAAGATGCGCGTGGAGATGACCTGGCTGAAGGGTTTTAGCATGCTTTCCAGCTCCTGCTCGTCCATGGACAGCGGCAGGTTGGAGATGTACAGGTTAGTGGGGTCCTGCTCCTGTTGCTATGGAGAGAAGAACGACAAATCATAGTGAACGGTGAGCTTTTTATCCATAGCGTTTTTCATGTCTGAACATCA includes the following:
- the senp1 gene encoding sentrin-specific protease 1 codes for the protein MFNKFYEWIGSGIANLRNGAPAEDDPGVEDDSHLRRKRPINCLEDGEATDQEDRVVKRFRMGDFVDTVKNAAVGVRTHGSSMASWVRNNVSPTLRNMLPASPGPPKEVPSLEPLTNDSAPGSSWPKNKFVEGTPNTLEEEFVAPSSAVEWKTITKSDSLRVEKSVSISKVGRRQVCMGVQSRETPKTNGHSASLPSSCTPKPCPSPRLGRALHLRLLRSSSLHSTPAVNTGSTSFTSMYERTFPIRVVQSPPHGSSNRHCRTRARCTAQESVREEEKEVYRQLLAMVSGGQSSLFHDGSSHSSLRSHRDFTSFLTSSRRLLQCPTPTGSALGESSFGLSSSSLSPHPASSQASSTLPSPRAGSGGLEQQPQPPWAPDSENSSKGPTAIHSDLSPAALQDTSSQDTQSSAHDGDSVIFVKEQQGKRPDSSSIPCFQAELWIKELTSLYDSRARERRRLIEEQEALASRLLQQRLSGEGHVGPPTVELQVRVPLEKEVPVAPVIEEPKPVVEEPEFPELTEDMEGEVSRALRGGSQDEVLSEGFRLTITRKDLQTLSHLNWLNDEVINFYMNMLVERSKQPGLPSVYTFNTFFFPKLRSAGYSAVRRWTKKVDIFSVDIILVPVHLGVHWCLSVVDFRKKSITYFDSMGGNNDEACRILLNYLKQESEDKRGKPMDTSHWTLQSKKRHEIPQQMNGSDCGMFTCKYAEYITKDRPITFTQKQMPYFRRRMVWEILNQKLL
- the rbms2b gene encoding RNA-binding motif, single-stranded-interacting protein 2b isoform X1; translated protein: MAPPSPNTTSSSNSSSGGGDQLSKTNLYIRGLHPGTTDQDLVKLCQPYGKIVSTKAILDKTTNKCKGYGFVDFDSPSSAQKAVTALKASGVQAQMAKQQEQDPTNLYISNLPLSMDEQELESMLKPFSQVISTRILRDANGTSRGVGFARMESTEKCEAIIQHFNGKYIKTPPGVAGPAEPLLCKFADGGQKKRQGQGKYVQNGRPWTREGETVRIIFFFSSSDLNGGMTLTYDPTPSLQNGFYPSPYTIAPNRMIAQTSLSPYMHSPMSTYQVHSPSWVHHQSYLMQPTGAVLTPTMEHAMSIQPTPMMAPLTQQLSHLSLGNTGTFMPTNTAMQGTYIPQYTQVPPSGVPVEVKSNHCRPSSKYCKVSVILDNSQCL
- the rbms2b gene encoding RNA-binding motif, single-stranded-interacting protein 2b isoform X2; protein product: MAPPSPNTTSSSNSSSGGGDQLSKTNLYIRGLHPGTTDQDLVKLCQPYGKIVSTKAILDKTTNKCKGYGFVDFDSPSSAQKAVTALKASGVQAQMAKQQEQDPTNLYISNLPLSMDEQELESMLKPFSQVISTRILRDANGTSRGVGFARMESTEKCEAIIQHFNGKYIKTPPGVAGPAEPLLCKFADGGQKKRQGQGKYVQNGRPWTREGETGGMTLTYDPTPSLQNGFYPSPYTIAPNRMIAQTSLSPYMHSPMSTYQVHSPSWVHHQSYLMQPTGAVLTPTMEHAMSIQPTPMMAPLTQQLSHLSLGNTGTFMPTNTAMQGTYIPQYTQVPPSGVPVEVKSNHCRPSSKYCKVSVILDNSQCL